In Fluviispira sanaruensis, a genomic segment contains:
- a CDS encoding 3-oxoacyl-ACP synthase III family protein produces the protein MKRISKKIQRVRIKSSFAYLPSLVIDNLKLAENLTTKNKTPSDIADTVFKHTGIFERRYALSSEAASDLAIQAIRASSIDISSVSALLVATTSGDFPSPSTATFVHKGLKLNKKTHCLDIASSCSSYLSALRSSFGFISAQENTLVVATELKHKGLTENDLRTKSLFADGAGGVYLTNADENEKCDYFVFVHQETQSELAQNIIIPVGGSREPVTLENIERNKLSFADAKFMYLQTVKAIANAIEHSWKTRNEFLITQKCKNIACTIFIHQANKNILIDVKEKLPKEISANIPTLMADVGNMVCASLPVLRTRVLFLKAIYFHTRTETAKDNLVNRFLTLCDNNSFFSFIKDEKGICFKTHFFAEEISIYDASTNNMNESWLAHIDENEYNSLQKIFTSEYKLYEENKEYQFLDIWIAAGGGFQTIGLLHGNMFGK, from the coding sequence ACCATCAGATATTGCAGACACTGTCTTCAAGCACACTGGGATCTTTGAAAGACGCTATGCCCTAAGCTCAGAAGCAGCCAGTGATTTAGCTATTCAAGCGATTCGTGCTAGTTCAATCGATATAAGCTCAGTCTCTGCGCTGCTTGTGGCAACTACTTCAGGGGATTTTCCATCTCCTTCGACTGCAACATTTGTCCATAAGGGACTTAAACTCAATAAAAAAACCCATTGTCTCGATATTGCCAGTTCCTGCTCAAGCTATCTCTCCGCTCTGCGCAGTTCATTCGGTTTTATCTCTGCACAAGAAAATACTCTTGTGGTCGCTACAGAACTCAAGCATAAAGGGCTCACCGAAAATGATTTGCGGACAAAATCACTTTTTGCTGATGGCGCAGGTGGAGTTTATTTGACAAATGCTGACGAAAATGAAAAATGTGATTACTTCGTCTTTGTCCATCAAGAAACCCAATCTGAACTTGCACAAAATATTATTATCCCAGTTGGCGGATCAAGAGAACCAGTTACCTTAGAAAACATTGAACGCAATAAACTCTCATTTGCAGATGCTAAATTTATGTATTTACAGACTGTGAAAGCAATCGCGAATGCGATAGAACATAGTTGGAAAACTAGAAACGAATTTTTAATCACGCAAAAATGCAAAAATATTGCTTGCACAATTTTTATCCATCAAGCCAATAAAAATATTTTGATTGATGTAAAAGAAAAATTGCCCAAGGAAATTTCTGCAAATATTCCGACGTTAATGGCCGATGTAGGAAATATGGTTTGCGCATCTCTGCCCGTTCTGAGAACTCGTGTGCTTTTTTTAAAAGCGATCTATTTTCACACACGCACTGAAACTGCAAAAGACAATCTCGTAAATCGTTTTTTAACTTTGTGTGATAATAATTCTTTTTTCTCATTTATAAAAGATGAGAAAGGAATTTGCTTTAAAACTCATTTTTTTGCTGAAGAAATTTCTATCTATGATGCTTCTACAAATAATATGAATGAAAGCTGGCTCGCGCACATAGATGAAAATGAATATAATTCTTTGCAAAAAATATTTACAAGCGAATACAAATTATACGAAGAAAATAAAGAGTATCAATTTTTAGATATTTGGATAGCTGCTGGAGGAGGATTTCAAACAATCGGTTTATTGCATGGAAATATGTTTGGAAAATAA
- a CDS encoding glycoside hydrolase, which translates to MKIKNFIPLIIATLSHTFLFAQDKKIQFHLQNWDVDINPENLEVTYTNLHEKNTLTSTLQKDLGEIADLTINSTSAQWVFPAKQLSVSVTLKGDDLIFKFDTNKEQVLEWPNTITVKNSKNLIIPDGEGLLIPVQSLFWQNSIQKYDASEYPMAYALTLPLFGIQTDNKIISYISAKSLNNTLNIKNQYNRMYVVQSHEFRKIDNFPTYEITINYNKTTNPIYPSLLFKKQLIQKSQFITLTDKEKLNPNINRLYGAMHTYVWGTGRTVKFLNALNKLGIEKMWIGTDEGEKDKYKISKDYIQTAQDFGFLVGPYDTWENIQNPETADTYLSIFPNAWPIAAVIDKTGEPIKGFQNRGYEASSQYFALQNPSNKDLKDRLNKFVETGINSYFLDVDATGTLHDDYSPIHPMNIETDLNNRIARMKLISDDKKLVLGSETAVYLFVPSLAFAHGNTSVFNGPHWNLTRNKQQYGAWYPTERPSFFFKSINAPAEYKKTKFNSIYRIPLFQAAFHESIITTDRWEIPITKFKNVIKDRLLLELLYGIPTNWALDTQMVKVHEELLKKLNVFFSPLHKKIATLPLTHFAWLTEDKLIQRTQFGDEVQLTANFSDENYKDIPKKSILLIWLKEDKKEIFTP; encoded by the coding sequence ATGAAAATTAAAAATTTTATTCCTTTAATCATAGCTACTCTATCACATACCTTTCTTTTTGCGCAAGATAAAAAAATACAATTTCATCTGCAAAATTGGGATGTAGATATAAACCCAGAAAACTTAGAAGTGACTTATACGAATTTGCACGAAAAAAACACTCTTACTTCTACTTTGCAAAAAGATCTTGGAGAGATTGCAGATTTAACCATTAATAGCACGTCTGCACAGTGGGTCTTTCCAGCAAAACAATTATCTGTGTCAGTTACTCTTAAAGGCGACGATCTGATATTTAAATTTGACACAAATAAAGAACAGGTTTTAGAGTGGCCCAATACCATCACAGTTAAAAACTCTAAGAATTTAATCATTCCTGATGGTGAAGGCCTGCTTATCCCTGTACAAAGCCTGTTTTGGCAAAATTCTATTCAGAAATATGATGCTTCAGAATATCCAATGGCGTACGCGTTGACCCTACCTCTTTTTGGTATCCAAACAGATAATAAAATTATATCTTACATTTCTGCAAAAAGCTTAAATAATACACTTAATATTAAAAATCAGTATAATAGAATGTATGTAGTTCAAAGCCATGAATTTAGAAAAATAGATAACTTCCCAACTTATGAAATCACAATTAATTATAACAAAACAACAAACCCAATTTATCCAAGCCTGCTCTTTAAAAAACAATTAATACAAAAATCTCAATTCATAACACTTACCGATAAAGAAAAACTCAATCCGAATATTAATAGACTTTATGGAGCTATGCACACTTATGTATGGGGCACTGGGAGAACTGTTAAATTTTTAAATGCTTTAAATAAATTGGGTATTGAAAAAATGTGGATAGGCACCGATGAAGGGGAAAAAGACAAATATAAAATCTCTAAAGATTATATTCAAACTGCTCAGGATTTTGGCTTTCTTGTCGGCCCTTATGACACTTGGGAAAACATTCAAAACCCAGAGACTGCAGATACTTATTTATCAATTTTCCCAAATGCCTGGCCGATTGCTGCTGTTATAGACAAAACAGGAGAGCCTATAAAAGGTTTTCAAAATCGTGGTTATGAAGCAAGTTCTCAATATTTTGCTTTGCAAAACCCTTCAAATAAAGACTTAAAGGATCGTTTAAATAAATTTGTAGAAACTGGAATAAATAGTTATTTCTTAGATGTCGATGCCACGGGCACTTTACATGATGATTATTCACCTATACATCCAATGAATATAGAAACAGATTTAAATAATCGCATAGCTCGTATGAAATTAATTTCAGATGATAAAAAACTTGTTCTTGGTTCAGAAACAGCTGTTTATTTATTTGTCCCCTCTTTAGCATTTGCCCATGGCAACACTTCTGTCTTTAATGGCCCGCATTGGAACTTAACCCGTAATAAACAACAATATGGTGCATGGTATCCAACTGAACGACCAAGTTTTTTCTTTAAATCAATCAATGCTCCTGCCGAATATAAAAAAACTAAATTCAATTCTATTTATAGAATACCACTATTCCAAGCTGCATTTCATGAAAGTATTATAACGACGGATCGCTGGGAAATTCCAATAACAAAATTTAAAAATGTAATAAAGGATCGATTATTGTTAGAATTACTTTATGGTATACCGACTAATTGGGCTCTTGATACTCAAATGGTAAAGGTGCACGAAGAACTGCTTAAAAAACTTAATGTTTTTTTCTCCCCGCTGCACAAAAAAATTGCTACTTTGCCTCTAACTCATTTTGCATGGCTGACTGAGGATAAATTGATTCAAAGAACACAATTTGGAGATGAAGTGCAATTAACTGCAAATTTTTCGGATGAAAATTATAAAGATATACCTAAAAAAAGTATTCTATTAATCTGGTTAAAAGAAGATAAAAAAGAAATATTTACCCCTTAA
- a CDS encoding tetratricopeptide repeat protein — translation MEHTDLFKMFGLSEPTPFSTDLSIHVGEAHNEIRLIIKHHLQKLGFSNVKTDRDGHASLAELRVKPVHIAIEGDDLEFVNGYDMLKELSEDHNCYRPAFVLISKALNKGELMYALEVGMDDLLVRPISQGDLMPKIRSAYNAFINPKNPERIYEFAKSKMRDKEYDEALKVYQELFKVSHKAARPPVGMARILLIKKQLEEALKFASLGIERNENYVHAYVVRAEIYASMNENEKSLEDLKKAVAVSPLNIVRYESCTEMLLKQNKIEECIQILSIATGAGLKHPYIIERLGFCYFSKKDYVNALKLLKEAVHLDPENVSYANSLAICYRDSKDYEKGVQTYNQILKKHPDNHLVLFNKAVTLILWEKKDEAIKVLRRVVKIDPKYTKAKDKLTELGASFEE, via the coding sequence GTGGAACATACTGATCTCTTTAAGATGTTTGGCTTAAGTGAACCAACCCCATTTAGCACGGATCTTTCTATTCATGTGGGTGAAGCCCATAATGAAATTCGTCTGATTATAAAGCACCATTTGCAGAAGCTTGGTTTTTCCAATGTCAAAACAGATAGGGATGGTCACGCCTCTTTAGCGGAATTACGCGTAAAACCTGTTCATATTGCCATTGAAGGCGATGATCTTGAGTTTGTCAATGGTTACGATATGCTCAAAGAATTGAGTGAAGATCACAATTGTTATCGACCTGCTTTTGTCCTTATTTCCAAGGCCTTAAATAAAGGTGAATTGATGTATGCGCTTGAAGTGGGTATGGATGATCTGCTTGTGCGTCCCATTTCACAAGGCGATCTCATGCCAAAAATCCGCAGCGCTTATAACGCTTTTATCAATCCCAAAAATCCAGAACGAATTTATGAATTTGCAAAATCTAAAATGCGCGACAAAGAATATGACGAAGCCTTAAAAGTCTATCAAGAATTGTTCAAAGTTTCACACAAAGCCGCCCGCCCTCCAGTAGGTATGGCACGGATTCTCTTAATAAAAAAACAATTAGAAGAGGCTTTAAAGTTTGCCTCCCTCGGCATTGAACGAAACGAAAACTATGTTCATGCCTATGTTGTCCGCGCTGAAATTTACGCAAGTATGAATGAAAATGAAAAATCTCTAGAAGATTTAAAAAAAGCTGTGGCTGTCAGCCCGCTCAATATCGTGCGTTATGAAAGCTGCACTGAAATGCTCTTGAAACAGAATAAAATTGAAGAATGTATTCAAATTTTAAGCATAGCAACCGGCGCAGGCTTAAAACATCCTTATATTATTGAACGGTTGGGGTTTTGTTATTTTTCAAAAAAAGACTATGTCAATGCGTTAAAACTTTTGAAAGAAGCTGTGCACCTTGATCCTGAGAATGTGAGTTATGCAAATTCTTTGGCTATTTGTTACCGCGATTCCAAGGATTATGAAAAAGGGGTGCAAACTTATAATCAAATTTTAAAGAAACATCCCGATAATCATCTTGTGCTTTTTAATAAGGCAGTGACTTTGATACTGTGGGAAAAAAAGGATGAAGCCATTAAAGTCTTGCGACGCGTTGTGAAAATTGATCCCAAATATACGAAAGCTAAGGATAAATTAACAGAATTAGGCGCAAGTTTTGAAGAATGA
- the tyrS gene encoding tyrosine--tRNA ligase, whose translation MTAKGSLISKLRARGLIAQISHEEELEQLLAKGNKNEKGLIHAAYCGFDPTAASLHVGNLAALMLLRRAQNAGLQPIVLFGGATGLIGDPTGRTDMRPMNSKEQILEYIENFKNLAKRYFDLNAPNAPIFVNNNDWIGPMSWIDFARNVGCHFTVARLLSAEVNRSRFQEGGLTFMELGYQLLQSYDFLHLYQNYNCAIQFGGDDQWSNVLGGADLIRRVASGKAFAVTTPLLVGSDGKKFGKTAGNAVWLDAKMTSPYDFFQFFRNVHDADILKMFNVFTLLEKDQIDKIFENPNINEVKERMAFEITQLVHGESEAIKALETSKALFTGKSGDLSNAPTTEVEKSEIESGIDILALLVKCKLSTSRGEARKLVQGNGLYFNGDKLTDFTYKIKDNDFQTEQNAIVLRKGKKDYHLVKLV comes from the coding sequence ATGACAGCAAAAGGTTCTCTTATTTCAAAGCTTCGCGCGCGAGGCCTCATAGCACAAATAAGTCACGAAGAAGAATTAGAACAATTGCTTGCCAAAGGAAACAAAAATGAAAAAGGTTTAATCCATGCAGCCTATTGTGGGTTCGATCCCACTGCCGCAAGCCTGCATGTGGGAAATTTAGCCGCTCTTATGCTATTAAGAAGAGCGCAAAATGCTGGATTGCAACCTATCGTACTTTTTGGAGGAGCCACAGGCTTGATTGGCGATCCCACTGGGAGAACCGATATGCGGCCAATGAATTCAAAAGAACAAATCTTAGAATATATTGAAAACTTTAAAAATTTAGCAAAACGCTACTTCGATCTCAATGCACCCAATGCCCCTATTTTTGTCAATAACAATGACTGGATCGGGCCTATGAGCTGGATTGATTTTGCCCGCAATGTCGGTTGTCACTTCACCGTTGCGCGCCTGCTCTCTGCTGAAGTCAATCGCTCCCGCTTTCAAGAAGGTGGCTTAACCTTTATGGAACTCGGCTACCAATTGCTGCAATCATATGACTTTCTTCATTTATATCAAAATTACAACTGCGCTATCCAATTTGGTGGTGACGATCAGTGGTCAAACGTGCTGGGTGGAGCCGATCTCATTCGCCGCGTTGCCAGTGGAAAAGCTTTTGCTGTGACCACTCCTCTTCTTGTAGGCAGCGATGGCAAAAAATTCGGCAAAACAGCGGGTAACGCAGTTTGGCTCGATGCCAAAATGACCTCGCCTTATGACTTCTTTCAGTTCTTCCGCAATGTGCATGATGCCGATATTTTAAAAATGTTCAATGTCTTCACCTTACTTGAAAAAGATCAGATCGATAAAATATTTGAAAATCCAAATATCAACGAAGTGAAAGAACGCATGGCTTTTGAAATCACGCAACTTGTGCACGGTGAAAGCGAAGCTATTAAGGCATTAGAAACTTCTAAAGCACTTTTCACAGGAAAAAGCGGTGATCTTTCCAATGCACCCACAACAGAAGTGGAAAAGTCTGAAATTGAATCAGGAATCGACATTTTAGCCTTACTGGTAAAATGCAAATTATCCACCAGTCGCGGCGAAGCGCGTAAACTTGTGCAAGGCAATGGGCTGTATTTTAACGGCGATAAGTTAACAGATTTTACATATAAAATTAAAGACAATGATTTTCAAACAGAACAAAATGCAATTGTTTTACGTAAAGGCAAAAAAGATTATCATTTGGTGAAGCTTGTTTAG
- a CDS encoding TerC family protein translates to MILFPFNEYWWFYLCFSGFILALLALDLGVFHKKTHEVSFKEASIWTTVWISLALIFNILFYFYALHQFSTNEIYTSIVGFDAKIQAKTTALEFLTGLIVEKSLAIDNIFVFAVVFSYFGIPKKYQHQILFWGVIGALVFRAIFIAMGSILMQYHWVVIFFGALLILTGIKMFFAGTQAQNLENNFIIKQLKKVFRVHPQIEGQKFFLRKNGQIYVTPLFLALIFLELSDIIFAVDSVPAIFAITKEPMIVFTSNIFAILGLRSMYFMLSGVMDRFSFIKYGLASVLIFVGLKMVWLNEAFGGKFPIVWSLLIIGVLIGSSILLSIVIDNRKKRRK, encoded by the coding sequence ATGATACTTTTTCCGTTTAATGAATATTGGTGGTTTTATTTATGTTTTTCAGGATTTATACTCGCATTGCTCGCACTCGATTTAGGTGTGTTTCATAAAAAAACCCATGAAGTCAGTTTCAAAGAAGCATCCATATGGACGACCGTTTGGATTAGCTTAGCGCTTATATTTAACATCCTTTTTTATTTTTATGCTTTGCATCAATTTTCAACGAATGAAATTTATACATCGATTGTTGGTTTTGATGCAAAAATTCAAGCAAAAACCACTGCCCTTGAATTTTTAACGGGCCTGATTGTAGAGAAGTCACTGGCCATAGATAATATCTTTGTCTTTGCCGTCGTATTTTCCTATTTTGGAATTCCAAAAAAGTATCAACATCAAATCCTCTTTTGGGGTGTTATAGGGGCTCTCGTATTTCGGGCAATTTTTATCGCCATGGGCTCAATTTTAATGCAATACCATTGGGTAGTTATATTTTTCGGAGCGCTTCTTATTTTGACTGGTATTAAAATGTTTTTTGCAGGAACTCAAGCCCAAAACTTAGAAAATAATTTTATTATTAAGCAACTGAAAAAGGTTTTTAGAGTTCATCCACAAATAGAAGGGCAGAAATTCTTTCTACGTAAAAATGGTCAGATCTATGTGACTCCTCTTTTCTTAGCTCTTATATTTTTAGAACTGAGTGACATTATTTTTGCAGTGGACTCTGTCCCAGCTATTTTTGCCATAACGAAAGAACCTATGATTGTATTTACTTCTAATATTTTTGCAATTTTAGGGCTCCGCTCAATGTATTTCATGCTTTCAGGTGTGATGGATAGATTCTCATTTATTAAATACGGGCTTGCATCAGTTCTTATATTCGTGGGATTAAAAATGGTTTGGTTGAATGAAGCTTTTGGCGGTAAATTCCCAATTGTTTGGTCCCTTTTAATTATAGGCGTTTTAATTGGGTCGTCTATTCTATTATCAATAGTCATTGATAATAGAAAAAAGAGAAGAAAATAA
- a CDS encoding S8 family peptidase, whose translation MHYFKSISLIIFVFLVLTSCSSFNPFNSTIDTTSDGSYVIESSMTDSELLTYGQKVIYRYKSVPNMIAVKSVDIGKRNLQNIYARNIYTIPDKNKKNRSDILKSATVTRNSDNCLEAYCEARFDETYNYLQSNNITLNLIDVAIVDSGVVPATLSIKNALASSTNISGDSNINNWASHATFIASVLAGSVSAYSIDNIYAKNAKIHSVKISFSSDNENIDKRRFGSLQISVALDEAISLGAKIVNLSFAYSQKPDDNVVMAEKIVMANAVKNGVIFVCAAGNDGKNIDNDPVYPASYDLNNIIVVGSHDSDLSRADTSNYGKSVDLSAQGALMRLNNKNGELAFVGGTSFAAPLVVSALSIYYGMNSQTDVNTTLQKIFSSANINYNPSDSLQNSRYGRLDVKKLLESVYID comes from the coding sequence ATGCATTATTTTAAAAGTATTTCTCTTATAATTTTTGTGTTCTTGGTCCTTACATCTTGTAGTAGTTTCAATCCATTTAATTCAACGATTGATACAACTTCTGATGGCTCATATGTTATTGAATCGAGTATGACAGACAGTGAGTTATTAACATATGGACAAAAAGTCATATATCGATATAAATCAGTTCCCAATATGATCGCAGTGAAATCTGTAGATATTGGAAAAAGAAACTTGCAAAATATATATGCTCGAAATATTTATACGATTCCAGATAAAAATAAAAAAAATCGGAGTGATATTTTAAAATCTGCAACAGTAACAAGAAATAGTGATAATTGTTTAGAAGCTTATTGTGAAGCTAGGTTCGATGAAACATATAATTATTTACAGAGCAATAATATCACACTAAACCTTATCGATGTTGCTATTGTCGATTCAGGAGTTGTTCCTGCCACTCTCTCTATTAAAAATGCACTTGCGTCGAGCACAAATATCTCTGGAGATTCAAATATAAATAACTGGGCTTCACATGCAACATTTATTGCTTCAGTTTTAGCAGGAAGTGTTTCAGCTTATAGTATCGATAATATTTATGCCAAAAATGCTAAAATACACTCAGTTAAAATTTCTTTCTCAAGTGATAATGAAAATATTGATAAAAGAAGATTTGGCTCTTTACAAATATCAGTTGCTTTGGATGAGGCAATATCTTTAGGAGCAAAAATTGTTAATTTAAGTTTTGCATATTCACAAAAACCAGATGACAATGTTGTAATGGCTGAAAAAATTGTAATGGCAAATGCAGTAAAGAATGGTGTTATATTCGTTTGTGCAGCTGGAAATGATGGGAAAAATATCGACAATGATCCCGTCTATCCTGCCAGCTATGATTTAAATAATATTATTGTTGTTGGATCACATGACAGTGATTTGAGTCGCGCAGACACTTCAAATTATGGTAAATCTGTTGATTTATCTGCTCAAGGGGCACTTATGCGCTTAAATAATAAAAATGGAGAGCTTGCGTTTGTGGGCGGAACTAGTTTTGCAGCGCCACTCGTCGTATCAGCATTATCCATATATTATGGAATGAATTCTCAAACAGATGTGAATACAACGTTACAAAAGATATTCTCATCCGCAAATATAAATTACAATCCATCCGATTCTCTGCAAAATTCTCGCTATGGCCGTTTGGATGTAAAAAAATTATTGGAATCAGTTTATATAGATTAA
- a CDS encoding SDR family NAD(P)-dependent oxidoreductase has product MSVEKWIIGTGFSRGIGYELAKILKDNNYKIVHMGRKRSEFEDVFVWWDLLNPISDSPFPELSKSIYGKAIVGFIHCAGVMPILQVSETNRMEKHLFWQSQAEAMRINYFSCAEIIEDILPFIMSHTDNGSQNPPFVAHLSSLSAVDPFPNLELYGATKSACLLYFKWLSYRFAFDELNCLSIHPGTVHTDMVSNVISNESSDLEVVKKYKELINNNEMLTPQAAAENIYKFLFIDIKARESAHGKLYLSDKATVYK; this is encoded by the coding sequence ATGAGTGTTGAAAAATGGATTATTGGTACAGGATTTTCTCGAGGTATAGGCTACGAATTAGCAAAAATTTTGAAAGATAACAATTACAAAATAGTGCATATGGGTAGAAAAAGAAGTGAGTTTGAAGACGTTTTTGTTTGGTGGGATCTTCTCAATCCAATATCAGACAGTCCATTTCCTGAACTGTCAAAAAGTATCTATGGGAAAGCCATTGTCGGATTTATTCATTGCGCAGGGGTTATGCCTATTTTACAGGTGAGCGAAACAAATCGTATGGAAAAGCATTTGTTTTGGCAGTCCCAAGCTGAAGCCATGCGCATAAATTATTTTTCGTGTGCAGAGATAATCGAAGATATTCTTCCGTTTATTATGTCACATACAGATAATGGTTCACAAAATCCACCCTTTGTTGCGCATCTTTCTTCACTGTCTGCTGTGGATCCTTTCCCCAATTTAGAACTTTATGGAGCAACGAAATCGGCCTGCTTATTATATTTTAAGTGGTTGTCTTATCGATTCGCTTTCGATGAGCTCAACTGTTTGTCTATCCATCCAGGGACAGTTCATACAGATATGGTGTCAAATGTGATCTCCAATGAATCATCGGATTTAGAGGTTGTCAAAAAATATAAAGAACTTATAAATAATAACGAAATGTTAACTCCACAAGCAGCAGCTGAAAATATTTATAAATTTTTATTTATTGACATTAAAGCCCGCGAAAGTGCACATGGCAAATTGTACCTATCTGATAAAGCGACAGTATATAAATAA
- a CDS encoding ABC transporter ATP-binding protein, which yields MPNQNYMNDEVHFTGKYSQSIYKTILMAIKPYKKKLLICLTVGFIGRGLLLANANIIGKWADTLCQNATLCAKNDGVFSSFTSANFLLLLTLFSITGFLFILFFRISVARMGTHSCARLYDETTLRVSRFPISFFDRNPLGRIITRFSSDYSAISRMSGGPLSEVFSITFDLILFLILTLIASLYFLPIIILSGALNYFVYKINKHKMRQARRDLTVIRGPVIAHFAETIQGAKIVRIFGKNKKFTDRFTALLDKFLVQKNKTNIVISIFSLQMAFVNVSILFVTGVFGIWLVQNKSVSIGSLGVAFTFISLTTTTIQVFFEWLSALEDALTGTERMNDYLCREIEGGSYLPSSTQFQTAHRTLSYKDELKIKKSKVLDFSNLNLEVKNLSLRYFPQQTLVLNNISFTVRERERIGVIGLTGSGKSSLIQALFHLYPFESGNIYINGYEADLGQLKQGARYIPLELFRSSISLISQEPTLFLGSFRENITINKSISDEMIIKTARIVGLGKYFDENKNALDMEILENGSNLSSGEKQLVCMARCLLKNSPIVLMDEATSSIDPFSEELLVNACKTYLKNRTQIIVAHRLSTIEDCDRILWLDSGRLIMDASPQTVLNAFKQFKETQYH from the coding sequence ATGCCAAATCAAAATTACATGAATGATGAAGTGCATTTTACAGGGAAATATTCACAATCCATTTATAAAACAATTTTGATGGCTATTAAGCCTTATAAAAAGAAATTGTTAATTTGCTTAACTGTTGGTTTTATAGGGCGTGGTCTTTTGTTAGCAAATGCGAATATCATAGGCAAATGGGCAGATACTCTTTGTCAAAATGCAACTCTTTGTGCTAAAAACGACGGAGTTTTTTCCAGTTTTACGAGCGCTAATTTTCTTTTATTGCTAACATTATTTTCAATTACTGGTTTTTTATTTATTTTGTTTTTTAGAATTTCTGTTGCACGTATGGGAACGCATTCATGCGCAAGGCTTTATGACGAAACAACCCTTAGAGTTTCACGTTTTCCAATTTCTTTTTTTGATAGAAATCCTTTAGGAAGAATTATCACACGCTTTAGCAGTGATTACTCTGCGATTTCAAGAATGTCTGGAGGACCTCTTTCTGAAGTTTTTTCTATAACATTTGATTTAATATTGTTTTTAATATTAACCCTCATAGCGAGTTTATATTTTCTTCCTATCATTATTCTGTCTGGGGCTTTAAACTATTTTGTTTATAAAATAAATAAACACAAAATGCGGCAAGCGCGAAGAGATCTTACTGTCATAAGAGGTCCCGTGATTGCACACTTTGCGGAAACAATTCAAGGGGCAAAAATTGTCCGTATATTTGGGAAAAACAAAAAATTTACAGATCGCTTTACTGCTTTGCTTGATAAATTTTTAGTGCAAAAAAATAAAACAAATATTGTTATTAGTATATTTTCCTTACAAATGGCATTTGTTAACGTTAGCATTTTGTTTGTGACGGGAGTTTTTGGAATTTGGCTCGTGCAAAATAAAAGTGTCAGTATTGGTTCTTTGGGAGTTGCCTTTACTTTTATTTCATTAACGACAACAACAATTCAAGTTTTTTTCGAGTGGCTTTCTGCTTTGGAAGATGCCCTCACGGGCACAGAAAGAATGAATGATTACTTATGTCGAGAAATTGAAGGCGGTTCCTATTTGCCTTCTTCCACTCAATTTCAAACCGCGCATCGTACATTGAGTTATAAAGATGAATTGAAAATTAAGAAGTCAAAAGTTTTAGATTTTTCCAATTTAAATTTAGAAGTTAAAAATCTTTCTCTGAGATACTTTCCCCAACAAACTTTGGTATTAAATAATATTTCATTTACCGTAAGGGAGAGGGAAAGAATAGGAGTAATTGGTTTGACAGGGAGTGGAAAATCAAGCCTTATTCAAGCTCTTTTTCATTTGTATCCATTTGAAAGTGGAAATATTTATATAAATGGCTATGAGGCTGATCTTGGGCAGTTAAAACAAGGTGCTCGTTATATTCCGTTAGAGTTATTTCGCTCATCTATTTCGTTAATCTCTCAGGAGCCTACCCTATTTCTAGGTAGTTTTCGTGAAAATATAACAATAAATAAATCTATTAGCGATGAAATGATCATTAAGACAGCTCGAATAGTAGGTTTAGGAAAATATTTTGATGAAAATAAAAATGCGCTTGATATGGAAATATTAGAAAATGGTTCGAATCTTTCATCTGGAGAAAAGCAATTGGTTTGTATGGCGCGATGTCTCTTGAAAAACTCACCCATAGTTTTGATGGATGAGGCTACAAGCTCAATTGACCCGTTTTCAGAAGAACTGCTTGTGAATGCTTGTAAGACGTATTTAAAGAATCGAACACAAATAATTGTCGCCCATAGGCTTTCGACTATAGAAGATTGTGATCGTATTCTATGGCTTGATTCTGGTAGACTAATAATGGATGCTTCTCCACAAACAGTTCTTAATGCTTTTAAGCAATTTAAGGAAACTCAGTATCATTGA